AGCATTGAAAGAATCTAATCCAGGAACCGTCGTGGAATGGTGTACCTTGGCGTCTAATGAAGATCCTTCTGTTCACAttttttttagagtgttttggGCATTCAAGCCTTCCATCGATGGTTTTAAGCACTGTCGACCCCTAATCACCATAGATGGAACTCATTTGTATGGTAAGTACAAGGGCACGTTACTCATAGCCATGGGTACAGATGCGAATTCTCAATTGTTCCCTCTTGCTTTTGCTATTgttgaaaatgaaaatggtGAGAGTTGGAAATGGTTCATGAAATGCATTCGGCATTTAGTTACTCAGAGGGAAGGTTTATGTGTCATTTCTGATAGACATGCAGGGATTTTGCAAACAATGAATGAGGTCAATAGTGGGTGGGAGGAGCCGCGTGCCCACCATCGATTTTGTAATCGTCACCTTGCCTCTAATGTCAACACTCAGTTCAAGAATGCTTATGTGAAGAACCTTTTCGGAAAAGCCGCAGATGCTCGTCAAAGAAAGAAGTTTGATTACTACTTGGGAAGAATTGGTGAATTGAATGTTGAAGCTCATAAGTACTTGATGGATATTTCTCCTCATCGGTGGTCGATCCACCATGATGGTGGTTTTAGATATGGCGTGAAAACCACAAACATGTCCGAAGCTTTTAATGGGGTGATGAAAGGTGCTCGTTGTTTGCCGATAACCGCCCTTGTTCGGATGACGTTTTACCGAGTGAACTCCTACTTTGTTACAAGACGAGGTTGGGGTAAAAGGAGAATTGAAGAAGGCCACGATTTCGTTGAGAAGgccacaacaacaattgaaatgAACATGGCAAAATCTGGTGCTCACGAGGTCCAAGCCTTTGATCATGAGATGGGGCTATTTGAGGTTACAACTGGACGAGGAGGCAGGGCTTCAGGTAAAGGTGGTAACGTACACACTGTTAACCTTGTAGCCAAAACTTGCACTTGTGAGAAATTAAAAATCTACAAGTTGCCATGCTCCCATGTGCTTGCGGTTTGTCGTTCACGCAGCTTATCTTATGCTGCTTTCGTTGATCCTTTCTTTACCACTGTCGAGTATAGGCAAACATACTTGAAGAGCTTTCATCCACTTCCTGATGTTCCCTATTGGCCTCATTATACTGGGgtgagtgaaggaaataatgcccttggtccaagtatgcattcaatgttaaatctaataaatgcggttcagtattaattaacaagttaataattcagtgagatcaagtgagctgaatgcctagctagaggccgcttcagttcaagtggaattaatgatattaatccacagcttactcttgactgaacccgtagggtcacacaaatagtacgtaaacggatcaagtatttaatggcattaaatactccaactatggatattcggaatcgacggatcttggtttcagtgggagctgagatcgtcacaggcaagaaatgaatactccggaaacgatgatattgccggaaacggaaatatggatcgtatcggaaatataaatattatccaagtcgtagatgttgccggaaacggaaacatggtacgtgtcggaaaatattatcggaaatggaaatattgccagaatcggaaatattgccggaaacggaaatattgtcagaatcggaaatattatcggaatcggaaaataattccggaaacggaaatattaaatatttgttcgaaacggaaattgattccggaatcggaaatattaaatattgttcgtatcggaaatgaattccggaatcgggaatttaatcggaagcgtatcgtacgaattagcatcggacgaggcccgctagacgaaggcccagcacgaagccaggccgtcgcccagcgagccaacgcgcaccatcgcacgccaagcctcgaccaggcccagcgcaaggcatggcccagccaaggccttgggcgcgcgcgcgagagcacagcagtgggccgagcgctgtgcgcctagcgtgggccgcatggcttgcgcgggtgtacggtgctcgtgcaatgcttgtgcgggaatcctgaagcgatcgggattcgaagtgtgattaaatcctaaaactattagataatgattatttaattagagtcctagtagggttataattaaataaattagtatcctaataggattccaaaaccctttccataactctataaataggtgcctagggtcacatattttcatagagtaattcaagtattcaaagtgagttttgagagaaaaattcagtcacacatcttgctcaaaagtgccgaaaatttatagtaccttaggggcgattctagttggtcaatcttaaggcggatccggacgtgctgtggactatctacggagggacgacacttggagtcctaaagacttgttcttgttcggttcgggcgcagctagggaaggcacgcaacaaagagtatgcatctaaattatgctatatgattatgtgtaaataatatgtattcctggcttaatggttgttttcgcatgatttatgaattgtcatatgtatcataacctaacagtggtatcacgagcctcttattattaatattaatttattaatttgtcattaattttaaatataaattttaaattttatgcgattcgttcatataacttgcacgcacaaagcaatggacgctacgtgttacccttaaggggtgttgtatagtgcgggcatgcgacgacgagcaagggagctcgtcgcccgtgcggcacgaatgcaatgaacgagggcatggtgcacgagcacaaggcagcagccctgccttgtgtcgtgggccacgagctatggacgaatgggcatgggcgaaggcaaggcaaggcagtcgcgtgtgggcagcaagcgagctgcgccacaacgcgcattgcctcgcgcaagcgcgcgcagcctcgcacgcagcgagcgcaagctcgcgtgccacgagcggtgcgcccagcgtcgatcgcgcgcagcgagcaattgctcgcgcactgcgagcgatggctcgcgcacagcgagcgatggctcgcgtgcatcgagcgctggagcgcgcgcagcaagcgctggcgagcgcgcacagcgagcgatggctcgcgtgcatcgagcgctggcgcgcgcgcagcgagcaccacttgtgcgatggcttgcgatgggaagatgcagcagctatgcgacgagcgcatgggctgcgcgcacatggccagcgatggctgtgtgcgtgtggcccatgggcgttcgatgcgtagggtgtttgcattacgattagatcgttttgaatgtttaatttgaaattttcagtttacgtaattttaattaattttaaaattaataatttaaattattttcttggattttaattttgaatattgtaattataataaattttatttattctaattattttactaaaattaaaatcatgaattaatttaaacacgactgaaatcaaattaaaatttttggattcaattataaatttatatgggctttaaattttaattaaatttgtatgtttccggttagacttgaaatacatttttatgtttaaaattagtaaagcatatgaatttattggtttagtgggagcgctttttagtcataaactcttgattaggtctacaaatccttaagtttaaaacaacttgattagaattaataaggactgaataattggtagattattggtgcccttgattaattgctgcaaatgtttacgtgatgcataatgtgttttactaaccagctatgtgggccattcaagataatgaatgggtgaatggtatatattgtatatgtactgttttgcaggttatgaagtgactagtatggcccaaataggatagaaaatatggtctgcgcactattaatttgaatgtaattggtctaaagtaccaaagttatttttcaattcaaatatggtctgcgtaccatcaaatagctgtaattagttatagcttatcctatttgaagaaaatggtgcctcccacggagattttcaagacggactttgaagtcaaagcttcaagatgaagtcgggccatactagatcacatttatcttatgcatgttttaagttatttattgcttttaaatatgtcttaaaatgcatgagatcataagcttgattatgttgcatgattaaggattttagttcacttaaaatctaaccaacatagtaagagccttaagttccaaacttaaaaattgagttaaaaggtgccatgccaaaatatacacttgcttggatatcctttacatcaatctagtaatagttttcgctcagcgaggtgttacttattggtcctaaaggggcaaggtacacaaataattgtgagtacatgttagttttggtgaaactcaacgatataagtaaggagtccttttatgtcgtggcaaaacgataggtttacctaataagttcttagacgtacctatcaaccaagaatagtttctagactattagcaaaaggcttttgcttacctaagatgttttaggattaagtcgacaaactgtgcttagttcttcaatgattttaggatcttggaatcattttattcacacctgccggaacacataattcgaataaaatgctaatgacttgtttaaattgcatgattgctttcattttcaagttattattcatgataaatgtttagactttgcatgcttcaatgtatgttttaattattgtttataattaaatatcttgcactgcaataaatccttttagaaaggtaacagtagatttcctcgattggtagtgaatccaagaacgattcacggaaatgagagaaaatgagcaatttaaaatgtacgtttcttttagcgacttttatggttgttttcgaacatcaaagtcgaatggcaaaccaattggtgcttgtgaattcaaaatacactgtagttttgagatcataaagcattgagtttaatgcgctcagctttaccaatggttaacaacctaatatctttgtccatttaattctcgaatgagtctagtccctagacattcgaatagatcgatgattagagaactttagaagcttctggtaagatcatctagttgaaacttaatactcaacataaattaaatggtaagaaccttgttggggtgacattggacatgtctaacaaagtataaaagtcaacactaaagaattcaattcttaagactataagaaagggtacaagaaataggaaaacgaggaacaaatgaaaggaatttacgattccgtttctacctgtaagttcatgtttaaagagaagtgacctagcaatcaaacttccttggtatcatataccgcttgaggttcttacttcggtaataactcaaataatggaagctaggctacactaatggcctacaagtgggaaatgaagcatggcaatgctacattagttgtagggtcatctagtttgttttaaaggctggaacttaatggctattttgttccataatcagcatacctaaatttctgtttttcaaacacagaaagactcacattcaagaaaaacaaaaacaatgtttgtttgtttatttgagtgaaatggtcaattacgggttgagtcaatatgcttgattaaaacaaacaactctttaacaataaaaaatttactaggttcaaatcaaccccttgatttgagttccactaatctttggcattgttgcttagaccatatcaacaagttaacattcaaaagctcgaaataatgtccttttggagattcgtttccaaaatgacaagtgggagaaaatagacctcgaaagtcttcgaggcgaacaacaaacataaacggacattccggaggcttttcgaagtgcttcagaaaatccgaacttattctttaaggattttagaagtggctttaaagaatagacatctcttagaagactttacaagtgcttcaaggagaacagaatattcaaaggactttcaagtggctattgatattctattgtttgatgttctataccctagtaggcatagagttcaagtcactggaactatgagattcttctattagatagtgaagaaacatggagttcaggtcactgaaactatgcaattcttctattagatagtaaagaaacctacaacttgcagtcaaactaaaagaagtgacttgtaagaaagctatgacgaaacccagattccctaaaatggttagaggccacatatagactatatgtttaattggttaaaggccataaaacatactcaatgttttgatgacaaaattgaaattttgttgatttgcaagaatagtttcacacctattggtttcaagtttgttttaaggataaaaaccatcaaacatggaattgtgttcacacacaaagctagattagttgctaaaggttacaagcaaattcatggcatggattgtgttgaaacctcatgcaaaatcgtaatgcttaagtctataattcaagcaatgattgcatattggtacatatggcaattggatgacaaaacgtattcctcaatcaaatgttggaatataatatgtacatggtatgtcatagaatttgtggatccaaataaatgcttgaaaaggaaagctagcttataaaatctaagtacagatttaagcaagcaattgggaattggaactgtattttaagtgaagctaataagcattttagtttcataaaatatacatgattcttatagatatataagaagtttagtgggagtacttaaaacttaattggtcctatgtgtattacacacatatctctctattgtgaaataacattcaaatgctaatgacttagatttgaaattattcatcaatgatggaccatggcgaaacttagtacatactgggtattaagatctatttacaaagatcttatgatattgttttggattaagtaatggcatttactaagtcaaacacgaaagtctccattggagatattcgacccatgtgaataaatctaagtaaaagatgtttgaactatgtataagcatttactaagttaaacatcaaaggatctaaataagattcttaacctatattatatgtcaaagaatttagctgaatttagtatctactgaaactagataagctaaagttacatgaatagaattcaattgggaattattctgcaaaagaatttatcatgtatgatataatatgaggatcgccaaaaacgtatcgtatgactttagccatgacgaacatataccaatctctattgatctaagtaaagatcaactagattgagatcaagaatacttatggtacttgaaaaggtacataggaatagttcttgattcaaggaaataaagatatgctaaatattgatgctacaagcataaacactggcaaaggatcaagcaagaccctttggagttaaccattgataaggacgagctatagagcatcgtgttttgaaaatggcaacatgggttggagaccatgagttgttgcgtgggaaattaaaataataatttctatgttctaagatatagttggagagtcttccacatatctatgaactgcttggataggtaaatccaaacaaagcatcactagcaacctatacagttgaagtaaaagtaatttattgcctaagaagcaataaaacagggttgtttaaagttcttcactgaacttgggtagatcacctatctgctggcttgatggttcttcattgaaaaatgcgtagaaccactcttgaagcaagaaaaacgtctgctaacttgatggttcttcattgcaaaatgcgtagaaccactatcgaagtaagaaagactagatcacataataaacaaactcaaaagatcttatcatcatatctcgaaaaacattcgatgaaaaggatattaagattggcaaagcatgataactaaacctatgcaacaagtgagaagcaacactcacgttgtagcactggaaatcaagcatagctttgaattccatgaactgttttaaagatgggtttgaggcccatggttgtaaaacaatggggttgaatatttatcatatatgaaatgtattttcatattccatttaatcttggtttagtattaaatgatgagtcccttcaatttgacgatatattcaagatagactgtcaggaccagtcctgtgactaagaaatttctatcaagtgaacttgaatgtcaaaggttgaaaatggtccctagtcggagttttctataaaattggacgcatagaaaacgttagacgattagaatgcaagatgactagtagttctgtttcttgaactatgtggacatggcaatgtcataatcatttgcatagatacttactttgggaagactagtatcggacaagacctatgaaactttactgtaagagatgaaaatatgtcataagtaaatttcattaaaattattagacactaaatcctcaatacctgagtgatttgagattacttgtttgagaactggttgctttgacgttgaccaaccgtcgcaccgtaaaaggaggctataaaggcaacgctcaggtaatcacctatcaaacgaagtctaatctcaagatcgcaagattgggattgtcctcccataaatcgggatgagatgcttaaaagttgtacaaggccactcggagagctagaaactgtgaaatgcatggccgtgctcggatgaatcataggctatgattatctgtttatttgatcagttgaactctgaaaccgaggaacacctcaggacataataaggatgacaactcttaccttatgttcaagagcaagcatcgagcgacaaaggaattaggaaatgcacacttgtccctaaagacaagtgggagactgaaggaaataatgcccttggtccaagtatgcattcaatgttaagtctaataaatgcggttcagtattaattaacaagttaatatttcagtgagatcaagtgagctgaatgcctagctagaggccgcttcagttcaagtggaattaatgatattaatccacagcttactcttgactgaacccgtagggtcacacaaatagtacgtaaacggatcaagtatttaatggcattaaatactccatctatggatattcggaatcgacggatcttggtttcagtgggagctgagatcgtcacaggcaagaaatgaatactccggaaacgatgatattgccggaaacggaaatatggatcgtatcggaaatataaatattatccaagtcgtagatgttgccggaaacggaaacatggtacgtgtcggaaaatattatcggaaatggaaatattgccagaatcggaaatattgccggaaacggaaatattgtcagaatcggaaatattatcggaatcggaaaataatttcggaaacggaaatattaaatatttgttcgaaacggaaattgattccggaatcggaaatattaaatattgttcgtatcggaaatgaattccggaatcgggaatttaatcggaagcgtatcgtacgaattagcatcggacgaggcccgctagacgaaggcccagcacgaagccaggtcgtcgcccagcgagccaacgcgcaccatcgcacgccaagcctcgaccaggcccagcgcaaggccaggcccagccaaggccttgggcgcgcgcgcgagagcacagcagtgggccgagcgctgtgcgcctagcgtgggccgcatggcttgcgcgggtgtacggtgctcgtgcaatgcttgtgcgggaatcctgaagcgatcgggattcgaagtgtgattaaatcctaaaactattagataatgattatttaattagagtcctagtagggttataattaaataaattagtatcctaataggattccaaaaccctttccataactctataaataggtgcctagggtcacatattttcatagagtaattcaagtattcaaagtgagttttgagagaaaaattcagtcacacatcttgctcaaaagtgccgaaaatttatagtaccttaggggcgattctagttggtcaatcttaaggcggatccggacgtgctgtggactatctacggagggacgacacttggagtcctaaagacttgttcttgttcggttcgggcgcagctagggaaggcacgcaacaaagagtatgcatctaaattatgctatatgattatgtgtaaataatatgtattcctggcttaatggttgtttccgcatgatttatgaattgtcatatgtatcataacctaacagtgagaATAGTTGCTGATGCTAGTAAACGGCGTGGTGTGGGACGCCCAAAGTCGTCTCGATACCCTAATGAGATGGATTCGAGTGCTCGACGCAGTGTCAATGTAAAATCATGTAGCATTTGTCGACGTCAAGGGCATAATAAGAAAACTTGTGCAGCTAGGGGTGGTGTTGGATCATCGGGGTAATAAACTCAGTTTATGTTTCTCTTGATGtgtgattctaagtttaatttttgtgcatatatttcttttgacGTGTGATTTTACGATTTCTAATAAACTTCTTTTTCAGGTCTCATGGAGCCGACGATCCATCCCGGCCCACGTGATACTTCGGTTTTGACGTTGCAGGCGGAGCATAGGAGTGAGGATGTTTGGGGAGGGGGTATGGACAGGCTTTTGACGTGTCAGGAGCACGTGCTTGGTTTAGGAGAGTGGGTGATACATGATCGAGTCTTGGAGTTTGTTAGATTAGCAGGGTTCTATGGTGTACATAGATTGGTTGGTGGTGGATTAGCCTTAGATAGGTCTTTGATCACAGCATTGATTGAGAGATGGAGACAGGAGACGCACACTTTTCATTTGGCTGTTGGTGAGGCTACTATTACTCTGCAGGATGTCGCTGTTTTGTTGGGGCTCAGAGTTCATGGGGCTCCTGTCACAGGGGATGGTACTGGGGTGTGGTCAGCTTTAGTCGAGGAGTTGTTAGGGATACGACCAGAGCCTGGTGATGATGGAAAACCTGTTCTCCAGGGTTCATCATTGAGGATGACTTGGTTGAGGCGACACTTCAGTCAGGGCCCCCCTGATGACGCTGCTGATATTGTTTATGAGAGGTTTAGCCGAGCATATATTCTTGCACTTATGGGGTCCATTTTGTTTGCTGATAAGAGCGGTGATGCCGTGCAGCTCGTCTACTTGCCATTGATTCGCGACTTGCGTAGAGCTGGGACATACAGCTGGGGGAGTGCGACCCTTGCTTATTTGTATCGACAGATGTGTCGAGCCGCTCGTAGACGATCCCGTGACATTGGTGGTCCACTTATACTTCTGCAGTTATGGTCATGGGAGCATATTCACATTGGTCGTCCGAGGATTTCGAGAGTTCGCGATGCTCCACCTCCTGACCCAGAGCATCCTATTGAGGTCGACGATCCATCTATTCTTGGTACTCAGCATCAGCGTGGAGTGGACCCCTTAGCATGCAGGTAACTTATTTGTTTAACTACTCATTACTACTTCGATAAATCAAGTAATTTGTTAACACTTTACTTTACTAACACTTTACTTTACTTGTTTTGTTAGTTGGCTTAGGGTTCACTTTTCATGTGGCCATACAGCTAGTGGACTCTCTTTCTTTAGGGATGCACTTGACCATCAAAAGGAGACACAGGTATTTAATATCTCACCTTACTAATTACTCAAATGCTTCTTTTGTTTCAAGTTAGgtcaactttggtcaatttTTGTCAATGTAGGTGCATTAAAGTCAACTAGTTCAACTTTGGTCTAAATTGTCAAtttaagtcaactt
This Spinacia oleracea cultivar Varoflay chromosome 6, BTI_SOV_V1, whole genome shotgun sequence DNA region includes the following protein-coding sequences:
- the LOC110776584 gene encoding uncharacterized protein — its product is MELPDYPIYCHWGGEILQSSGDVTYKGGERKFGFVNCQMSYDEVLSKVYDLMRCDSRYVELKLLMRYPMMSGSYEAIPLDDDNSLKAMLIAMSQTQSTTMQLFIEQLPKQPETQSHLESFHEMDSWASPFPYLPLTNQSGLTGSFTRMLTDEQYASEHISELTSPTQTPHVEATNGDPSMILFDSLDQICVDFFGDEAVGVDSDVDEDEDTQDANDKAIRESAPSQIFNNVAELDPILLDSWRTWSNNHSFDGEFAIGQEFDSLAQLKDIVKGYSIAKNHSFKVLESEPTKYVVECKRKSSCKCSWRLRAIKDPCLASFRIVRYNGPHASNCLGDINSIDHPLLSSDFVCNEIKDLIRADPSLKIRVIVQAVKVKFKYTITYKRAWSAKQKAIASIFGDWEQSYEELPRYMQALKESNPGTVVEWCTLASNEDPSVHIFFRVFWAFKPSIDGFKHCRPLITIDGTHLYGKYKGTLLIAMGTDANSQLFPLAFAIVENENGESWKWFMKCIRHLVTQREGLCVISDRHAGILQTMNEVNSGWEEPRAHHRFCNRHLASNVNTQFKNAYVKNLFGKAADARQRKKFDYYLGRIGELNVEAHKYLMDISPHRWSIHHDGGFRYGVKTTNMSEAFNGVMKGARCLPITALVRMTFYRVNSYFVTRRGWGKRRIEEGHDFVEKATTTIEMNMAKSGAHEVQAFDHEMGLFEVTTGRGGRASGKGGNVHTVNLVAKTCTCEKLKIYKLPCSHVLAVCRSRSLSYAAFVDPFFTTVEYRQTYLKSFHPLPDVPYWPHYTGVSEGNNALVRIVADASKRRGVGRPKSSRYPNEMDSSARRSVNVKSCSICRRQGHNKKTCAARGGVGSSG